In one Canis lupus dingo isolate Sandy chromosome 16, ASM325472v2, whole genome shotgun sequence genomic region, the following are encoded:
- the CCDC201 gene encoding coiled-coil domain-containing protein 201 isoform X1 encodes MALRAQGTGARPVSSNGDPYTFPALSDAEEDEAPSLTMGQQRWGEAVKHSTPQEGSPRLRRRPPGEVPSRQGEGPEPWSRRPARAPRSTPSLRAGPGRSAPLQTPRLSNGRASRAARGQPGPRSGHPAPKEDPPAQASVTRQQHAESCAPRSWPGPTGLPGIPSAARRRRRDPEKMAAERERVRQWEARQLWDIEEATQHELTLQDE; translated from the exons GGCACAGGGGCTAGACCTGTAAGCAGCAACGGAGATCCATACACG TTTCCTGCGTTGAGCGACGCCGAGGAAGATGAGGCTCCTTCCTTGACGATGGGTCAGCAGCGCTGGGGAGAGGCGGTAAAGCACAGCACCCCGCAGGAAGGCTCCCCCCGCCTGCGCAGGCGGCCGCCGGGCGAGGTCCCCTCCCGCCAGGGCGAGGGCCCCGAGCCCTGGTCCCGGCGGCCTGCGCGCGCCCCCCGGAGCACCCCATCCCTCCGGGCAGGGCCTGGGCGCTCGGCCCCCCTGCAGACCCCGCGGCTCTCCAACGGCCGGGCCTCCAGGGCGGCTCGCGGGCAGCCAGGGCCCCGCTCAGGGCACCCCGCTCCCAAGGAGGACCCGCCCGCACAGGCCTCGGTCACGCGGCAGCAGCACGCGGAGTCCTGCGCACCAAGGAGCTGGCCTGGCCCCACGGGGCTGCCCGGGATCCCAAGCGCGGCCAGGAGGAGGCGGAGGGACCCGGAGAAGATGGCAGCCGAG aGGGAGCGCGTGCGCCAGTGGGAGGCCCGCCAGCTTTGGGACATCGAGGAGGCCACTCAGCATGAGCTCACCCTCCAGGACGAGTGA
- the CCDC201 gene encoding coiled-coil domain-containing protein 201 isoform X2 produces MGTGARPVSSNGDPYTFPALSDAEEDEAPSLTMGQQRWGEAVKHSTPQEGSPRLRRRPPGEVPSRQGEGPEPWSRRPARAPRSTPSLRAGPGRSAPLQTPRLSNGRASRAARGQPGPRSGHPAPKEDPPAQASVTRQQHAESCAPRSWPGPTGLPGIPSAARRRRRDPEKMAAERERVRQWEARQLWDIEEATQHELTLQDE; encoded by the exons ATG GGCACAGGGGCTAGACCTGTAAGCAGCAACGGAGATCCATACACG TTTCCTGCGTTGAGCGACGCCGAGGAAGATGAGGCTCCTTCCTTGACGATGGGTCAGCAGCGCTGGGGAGAGGCGGTAAAGCACAGCACCCCGCAGGAAGGCTCCCCCCGCCTGCGCAGGCGGCCGCCGGGCGAGGTCCCCTCCCGCCAGGGCGAGGGCCCCGAGCCCTGGTCCCGGCGGCCTGCGCGCGCCCCCCGGAGCACCCCATCCCTCCGGGCAGGGCCTGGGCGCTCGGCCCCCCTGCAGACCCCGCGGCTCTCCAACGGCCGGGCCTCCAGGGCGGCTCGCGGGCAGCCAGGGCCCCGCTCAGGGCACCCCGCTCCCAAGGAGGACCCGCCCGCACAGGCCTCGGTCACGCGGCAGCAGCACGCGGAGTCCTGCGCACCAAGGAGCTGGCCTGGCCCCACGGGGCTGCCCGGGATCCCAAGCGCGGCCAGGAGGAGGCGGAGGGACCCGGAGAAGATGGCAGCCGAG aGGGAGCGCGTGCGCCAGTGGGAGGCCCGCCAGCTTTGGGACATCGAGGAGGCCACTCAGCATGAGCTCACCCTCCAGGACGAGTGA